A genomic region of Gemmata massiliana contains the following coding sequences:
- a CDS encoding DMT family transporter, whose protein sequence is MNQSDARPYVWMLCGSFAFAVMAVLAEYLTRKPDTFCDWQTVVVFRAALVTMFAAALAWQAGARLVWFRPWRLWVRSISGSCSMVGTFYAFGHLHAEDVVTLCNTFPLWVALLSWPLYSQAPGWKTMAAILVGIAGVVLVEQPHIEAGNLGVFAALAAALFTAIAMLGLHRLHDVDPRAVVVHFSAVATIFCFVAFLVTPRTQPLTRVFEFGVFLRLIGIGVSATIGQVFLTLAFGRGAPAKVSVVGLMQIVFVMVMCVWAFDRTVNTTALIGTGLVIAPTAWLLTRPKATSAVKPSPAHTLPPATPQPAPNRTPVSGSNSENTPLATPQLRP, encoded by the coding sequence ATGAACCAGTCCGATGCGCGACCGTATGTGTGGATGCTGTGCGGCTCGTTTGCGTTCGCGGTGATGGCGGTCCTGGCCGAGTACCTCACGCGCAAGCCCGACACCTTCTGCGATTGGCAGACCGTGGTCGTGTTCCGCGCCGCGCTGGTCACGATGTTCGCCGCGGCGCTCGCGTGGCAGGCCGGAGCGCGTCTTGTGTGGTTCCGCCCGTGGCGCCTGTGGGTGCGGAGCATCTCGGGCAGTTGCAGCATGGTCGGCACGTTTTACGCCTTCGGCCACCTGCACGCCGAAGACGTGGTGACGCTTTGCAACACGTTCCCGCTCTGGGTCGCGCTCCTTTCCTGGCCGCTGTACAGTCAAGCACCGGGCTGGAAGACGATGGCCGCGATTCTGGTCGGAATCGCGGGTGTGGTGCTGGTCGAGCAACCGCACATTGAGGCCGGTAACCTCGGAGTGTTTGCGGCTCTTGCGGCGGCATTGTTCACCGCAATCGCGATGCTTGGATTGCACCGACTCCACGACGTGGACCCGCGCGCCGTTGTGGTCCACTTCTCCGCGGTGGCCACGATCTTCTGCTTCGTCGCGTTCCTTGTGACCCCGCGGACGCAGCCGCTGACCCGCGTGTTTGAATTCGGCGTGTTCCTGCGACTCATCGGTATCGGCGTCTCGGCAACGATCGGCCAAGTGTTCCTCACGCTGGCGTTCGGACGCGGGGCACCTGCCAAGGTGTCCGTGGTCGGGTTGATGCAGATCGTGTTCGTGATGGTCATGTGCGTGTGGGCCTTCGATCGCACTGTCAACACGACCGCATTGATCGGAACCGGACTCGTGATCGCGCCGACCGCGTGGCTCCTGACGCGGCCCAAAGCCACGAGCGCCGTGAAGCCCAGCCCCGCGCACACACTTCCACCCGCCACGCCTCAACCCGCTCCCAATCGTACCCCAGTTTCCGGGAGCAACAGCGAGAACACTCCGCTCGCGACGCCGCAATTGCGTCCGTGA
- a CDS encoding NUDIX domain-containing protein, translating to MPRAPIPTWCFALVVVRRGDHFLIVQESKYGQPWYVPAGRVEQGESFASAAVRETLEEAGIPVRVTGIIRVEHSPSPAGARMRVIFLAEPTDDTPPKTEPDDESLGATWVTLDELANYTLRGDEVTELFSFVANGGIIHPPDIIQAEGVPYCAAGRSS from the coding sequence ATGCCACGCGCGCCGATCCCGACTTGGTGCTTCGCCCTCGTTGTTGTGCGTAGGGGCGACCACTTCTTAATCGTGCAAGAGAGCAAATACGGGCAGCCCTGGTACGTGCCGGCCGGGCGCGTGGAGCAGGGCGAATCGTTCGCGAGCGCCGCCGTGCGCGAAACGCTCGAAGAGGCCGGTATCCCGGTCCGCGTGACGGGCATTATTCGCGTGGAGCACTCGCCCAGCCCGGCCGGGGCGCGAATGCGCGTCATCTTCCTCGCCGAGCCGACCGACGACACCCCGCCCAAGACCGAACCCGACGACGAGTCGCTCGGGGCAACGTGGGTCACGCTCGACGAACTCGCGAACTACACACTGCGCGGCGACGAAGTCACGGAACTGTTCTCCTTTGTTGCAAATGGCGGTATCATCCACCCGCCCGATATCATTCAGGCCGAAGGGGTGCCGTACTGT